One window of Herpetosiphon gulosus genomic DNA carries:
- a CDS encoding CPBP family intramembrane glutamic endopeptidase gives MQRWWLWLEMLVLFGLVPLVLRFVVPARWWFGVLGLAALGAWFWLRRRAVPIGLWQGRLNPLEQGQFWRLLQRFGLASILAVLLVWLWQPTNLFNLPRQQPWLWLMILLAYPIFSVYIQELVFRGLFFERYRELLNERWLLLLSAVLFGWAHIIFRNPYAVLLTLIGGWLFADTYRQTRSLRLVCLEHALYGNLMFTVGLGHYFFSRGLG, from the coding sequence ATGCAGCGTTGGTGGTTATGGCTTGAAATGCTGGTTTTGTTTGGCTTGGTGCCTTTGGTGCTGCGCTTTGTTGTGCCAGCTCGTTGGTGGTTTGGGGTGCTGGGCTTGGCGGCGCTTGGCGCTTGGTTTTGGTTGCGGCGACGAGCAGTGCCAATTGGGCTTTGGCAAGGGCGCTTAAATCCGCTCGAACAAGGCCAATTTTGGCGTTTGTTGCAACGTTTTGGTTTGGCAAGCATTTTGGCGGTGCTGTTGGTCTGGCTTTGGCAACCAACCAATTTATTCAATTTGCCGCGCCAACAACCTTGGCTTTGGCTCATGATTCTGTTGGCTTATCCGATCTTTTCGGTCTACATTCAAGAATTGGTCTTTCGTGGCTTGTTTTTCGAGCGCTACCGCGAGTTGTTGAATGAGCGTTGGCTGTTGTTGCTTAGTGCTGTGCTATTTGGCTGGGCGCATATTATTTTTCGCAATCCCTACGCTGTGCTTTTGACGCTGATTGGCGGCTGGCTGTTTGCTGATACCTATCGCCAAACCCGTTCGTTGCGCTTGGTTTGTTTGGAGCATGCGTTATATGGCAATTTGATGTTTACGGTTGGCTTAGGTCACTATTTTTTCAGTCGAGGCTTGGGTTAA
- the nadB gene encoding L-aspartate oxidase, with protein MNDYIIVGSGIAGLYTAQLAAQHNLKVVLVTKEAVEECNTRYAQGGIAAAIGEHDSPELHIEDTLVAGAGISDPAAVRVLCEEGPARVHELINLGVPFDTHDGAIALTREAAHSERRILHAGGDATGAAIETTLAGVVANTNVDVRAWTLATEIVLENGQAVGVRTLDARTGERGEVRAKRIVLATGGAGQLFQATTNPTVATGDGVALAYRAGAGVSNMEFFQFHPTALRLAGAPGFLISEAVRGEGGFLRNVAGERFMLKLHPDAELAPRDVVARGIAAEMVSTDADHVYLDVTHLPADLVLLRFPTIAKVCRSHGLDITKEPIPVAPAAHYMTGGVVTDLHGRTSVPNLFAVGEVSMTGVHGANRLASNSLLEVLVWAKRVIEAPDSLIEAPTFPQTTQAITMAAEADDTPFSRTALQRLMWRNVGIVREADGLGSALRQLVAWRDAQTEPTTVREYEDANLLVTATLLTYAALLREESRGAHARRDFTETREVWQRYLVLKQG; from the coding sequence ATGAACGATTATATTATTGTTGGCTCAGGCATCGCTGGTTTATACACTGCCCAATTGGCAGCGCAACATAATCTCAAAGTTGTGTTAGTAACCAAAGAGGCAGTTGAGGAATGCAACACGCGCTATGCCCAAGGTGGAATTGCTGCCGCGATTGGTGAGCACGATTCGCCCGAACTGCACATTGAGGATACCTTGGTTGCTGGCGCTGGCATCAGTGATCCAGCAGCAGTGCGAGTTTTGTGCGAAGAAGGCCCAGCGCGGGTGCACGAGTTGATCAACTTGGGTGTGCCATTCGATACTCACGATGGTGCGATTGCCCTAACTCGTGAAGCCGCCCACTCTGAGCGCCGAATTTTGCACGCTGGCGGTGATGCAACAGGCGCTGCGATCGAAACAACCTTGGCAGGCGTGGTTGCGAATACAAATGTTGATGTGCGAGCCTGGACTTTAGCGACCGAAATTGTGCTGGAAAATGGTCAAGCTGTTGGCGTGCGTACCCTCGATGCCCGCACCGGTGAGCGGGGCGAGGTTCGGGCCAAGCGGATTGTGCTAGCAACTGGTGGAGCTGGTCAATTGTTTCAAGCCACAACCAACCCAACCGTCGCCACTGGCGATGGGGTAGCTTTGGCCTATCGTGCTGGTGCGGGTGTCTCGAATATGGAGTTCTTCCAATTTCATCCCACAGCCTTGCGTTTGGCTGGCGCACCTGGCTTTTTGATTTCCGAGGCAGTGCGTGGCGAAGGCGGCTTTTTGCGCAATGTGGCAGGCGAACGCTTTATGCTCAAGTTGCACCCCGATGCTGAATTAGCGCCGCGCGATGTGGTTGCACGGGGAATTGCCGCCGAAATGGTGTCAACCGATGCCGATCATGTCTATCTTGATGTGACTCACTTGCCTGCCGATTTGGTGCTATTGCGCTTCCCCACGATTGCCAAAGTCTGCCGTAGCCATGGCTTAGATATTACCAAAGAACCAATTCCGGTTGCGCCTGCTGCTCACTACATGACTGGTGGCGTAGTCACCGATTTGCATGGCCGTACCAGCGTCCCTAATTTATTTGCAGTTGGCGAAGTTTCGATGACAGGGGTGCATGGAGCCAATCGTTTAGCCTCGAATTCCTTGTTGGAAGTCTTGGTTTGGGCGAAACGGGTGATTGAAGCTCCTGATAGCCTCATCGAAGCGCCAACGTTTCCCCAAACCACCCAAGCGATCACCATGGCCGCCGAAGCCGATGATACGCCATTTAGTCGCACTGCGTTGCAACGCCTGATGTGGCGCAACGTGGGAATTGTGCGCGAAGCCGATGGTTTGGGTTCGGCCTTGCGGCAGTTGGTTGCTTGGCGTGATGCCCAAACCGAGCCAACCACTGTACGCGAGTATGAAGATGCCAATTTGTTGGTAACTGCGACGCTGTTGACCTATGCCGCCTTATTGCGTGAGGAAAGCCGCGGTGCGCATGCTCGTCGCGATTTCACTGAAACCCGCGAGGTTTGGCAACGCTATTTGGTCTTGAAGCAGGGCTAA
- the nadD gene encoding nicotinate-nucleotide adenylyltransferase gives MQRVGILGGTFDPIHYAHLAIAEEARVVLGLSQVMFIPTAQQPLKQQHFSSAYQRLAMTKLAIADNPAFTVSTIEVERSGVSYTIDTIQALHEDQPDIEWWLIVGSDSLATLPRWHSAADLVQLAHFAILERPGFDLDWSALLEQFPALAKRSVRIQGPRMDLSATELRSRLQAGLPVRYLVPDAVASYIAEQQLYLA, from the coding sequence ATGCAACGGGTTGGGATTTTGGGCGGAACTTTCGATCCAATCCATTATGCTCATTTGGCAATTGCCGAAGAGGCGCGAGTGGTTTTGGGTTTAAGTCAGGTGATGTTTATTCCAACGGCCCAACAGCCGTTGAAGCAGCAGCACTTTAGTTCAGCCTACCAGCGCCTTGCCATGACCAAACTGGCGATTGCCGATAATCCAGCCTTTACAGTTTCCACGATCGAAGTCGAGCGTAGCGGCGTTTCCTATACCATCGATACCATCCAGGCGCTGCACGAAGATCAACCAGATATCGAGTGGTGGTTGATTGTTGGCTCGGATAGTTTGGCAACGTTGCCGCGTTGGCATTCCGCCGCCGATTTAGTGCAATTGGCCCATTTTGCCATTTTAGAACGACCTGGCTTCGATTTGGATTGGTCGGCTTTGCTTGAGCAATTCCCAGCTTTAGCCAAACGGAGCGTACGGATTCAAGGCCCACGCATGGATCTTTCGGCGACTGAGTTACGTAGTCGCTTGCAGGCTGGCTTGCCTGTGCGCTATCTCGTTCCTGATGCTGTTGCGAGCTATATTGCCGAACAACAGCTCTATCTTGCTTAA
- the greA gene encoding transcription elongation factor GreA, whose translation MTDKPFYLTKEGRAKLEAEIEELETTGRMEVAERIRQAKELGDISESGEYEDAKNKQAFLEGRIREIRNILNNAQMIEEDGDNREVRLGSSVTIRYEDGEEEEWMIVGAAEASPRDGKISNESPIGSALMGKRARQKATASTPSGIMKMTVLKIR comes from the coding sequence ATGACCGATAAGCCGTTTTATCTGACTAAAGAGGGTCGTGCGAAACTGGAAGCGGAAATTGAGGAACTTGAAACAACTGGCCGTATGGAAGTCGCCGAGCGGATTCGTCAAGCCAAAGAACTCGGCGATATTTCCGAAAGCGGCGAGTACGAAGATGCCAAAAATAAGCAGGCTTTCCTCGAAGGGCGTATCCGTGAAATCCGCAACATTTTAAACAACGCCCAAATGATTGAAGAAGATGGGGATAACCGCGAAGTACGGCTAGGGTCATCAGTCACGATTCGCTATGAAGACGGCGAAGAAGAAGAATGGATGATTGTCGGTGCTGCCGAAGCTAGCCCCCGCGATGGCAAAATCTCCAATGAATCGCCGATTGGCAGCGCTTTGATGGGTAAACGCGCCCGCCAAAAAGCCACTGCCAGCACCCCCAGCGGGATTATGAAAATGACAGTTCTCAAAATTCGCTAA
- the lysS gene encoding lysine--tRNA ligase yields MELNDLQQTRYGKLQALQAAGIEPYPARVPQRTHTLTAVREQFSALVEANATVTIMGRLRQRRVMGKSAFAHLNDDHGAFQVFLSKADVGDEPFKHFVDLTDLGDIIAVTGTLFTTKMGEPSVHVTSWTMLSKAITPPPDKREGQFSDQEARQRQRYVDLSANPEVREIFRTRARLITAMRRYLDERGFLEVETPVLQAIYGGAAARPFTTHHNQLHQDLYLRIATELYLKRLIVGGFDGVYEIGKNFRNEGVDRTHNPEFTMIEVYQAYGDYESIMQLTEGMIRFAAEQIFNSTSIEYQGQQIELGGSWQRLTMRDAIFEKTGVDIRECREFDTLWEAIGEAGLKIERKPTWAKQVDELFSEFVEPELIQPTFITEYPQPLSPLAKRKADDPQFVERFELFMLGAEIANAFSELNDPFDQEQRFLEQGRDYAAGDDEAMQMDEDYLEALRVGMPPTGGLGIGIDRLCLLFTNQTTIREVIFFPHLRKQGEE; encoded by the coding sequence ATGGAATTAAACGATTTACAGCAAACACGTTATGGCAAGCTACAGGCGCTCCAAGCCGCTGGCATCGAGCCATATCCAGCACGAGTGCCTCAACGCACCCATACATTAACCGCCGTGCGTGAACAATTTTCGGCCCTTGTCGAGGCTAACGCTACGGTGACGATCATGGGGCGCTTGCGCCAACGCCGCGTTATGGGCAAATCAGCCTTCGCCCATTTAAATGATGATCATGGCGCGTTTCAAGTTTTTCTCAGTAAAGCCGATGTTGGAGATGAGCCATTCAAGCATTTTGTTGATCTGACTGATCTTGGCGATATTATCGCGGTCACAGGCACGCTCTTCACCACCAAAATGGGCGAACCAAGTGTGCATGTCACAAGCTGGACGATGCTCAGCAAGGCGATCACGCCGCCACCCGACAAACGCGAAGGCCAATTTAGCGATCAAGAAGCTCGCCAACGCCAACGGTATGTTGATTTATCAGCCAATCCCGAAGTTCGCGAAATCTTCCGAACTCGCGCTCGTTTGATCACGGCAATGCGGCGCTACCTCGATGAACGCGGCTTTTTGGAAGTTGAAACGCCAGTGTTGCAGGCGATTTATGGTGGCGCGGCGGCTCGACCATTCACCACCCATCATAATCAACTGCACCAAGATTTATACCTGCGGATCGCCACTGAGCTCTATTTGAAGCGTTTGATCGTTGGTGGCTTCGATGGCGTATATGAAATTGGTAAAAATTTCCGCAACGAAGGTGTTGATCGCACCCACAACCCAGAATTTACCATGATCGAGGTTTATCAAGCCTACGGCGATTATGAATCGATTATGCAATTAACCGAGGGTATGATTCGCTTTGCTGCTGAGCAAATTTTCAACAGCACCAGCATCGAATATCAAGGCCAGCAAATTGAGCTTGGTGGTTCGTGGCAGCGCCTAACCATGCGCGATGCCATTTTCGAAAAAACTGGAGTTGATATTCGCGAGTGCCGCGAATTTGATACACTATGGGAAGCAATTGGCGAAGCTGGCTTGAAAATTGAGCGCAAGCCAACTTGGGCCAAGCAAGTTGATGAGCTATTTAGTGAATTTGTTGAGCCTGAGTTGATTCAGCCAACCTTTATCACCGAATATCCACAGCCGCTTTCGCCTTTGGCCAAGCGCAAAGCCGATGATCCACAGTTTGTCGAGCGCTTTGAGCTATTTATGCTTGGAGCCGAAATTGCCAACGCCTTCAGCGAATTAAACGATCCCTTCGACCAAGAACAACGCTTCTTAGAGCAAGGCCGCGATTATGCCGCTGGCGACGACGAAGCCATGCAAATGGACGAAGATTACCTTGAGGCGCTCAGAGTTGGCATGCCACCAACTGGCGGCTTGGGCATCGGGATCGATCGGCTGTGTCTATTATTTACCAATCAAACTACCATTCGTGAAGTGATCTTCTTCCCGCATTTGCGCAAGCAGGGCGAGGAGTAG
- a CDS encoding Fic family protein, whose product MHYLKREDMLDIHGYLVERFGGRLGLNSLDRLIGLVVSQTQTCFGEELYPDLPAKIAALSYTLIKNRPFRAGNTATALLVALRLAHINDQTIEDIEGLSHELAAAARSERSQEQLLHWFNDHLIPGSLTIQPR is encoded by the coding sequence ATGCACTATTTAAAACGCGAAGATATGTTGGATATTCATGGCTATTTGGTCGAGCGCTTTGGCGGTCGGCTAGGCCTTAACAGCCTTGATCGGCTGATTGGCTTGGTAGTAAGCCAAACCCAGACCTGTTTTGGTGAGGAATTGTATCCCGATTTACCTGCCAAAATTGCAGCACTGAGCTATACATTAATTAAAAATCGCCCGTTTCGTGCAGGCAATACGGCGACTGCACTGTTGGTTGCCTTACGTTTGGCCCATATCAACGATCAAACCATCGAAGATATTGAGGGCTTGAGCCATGAACTCGCTGCTGCCGCCCGTTCAGAACGCAGCCAAGAGCAGCTTTTACACTGGTTCAACGATCATCTGATACCTGGCTCATTGACAATTCAACCACGCTAG
- a CDS encoding NAD-dependent epimerase/dehydratase family protein, translating into MERRTVLITGAAGRWGRRLARQLAKFPIVRVIGLDITPPERPIDGVEYIQADLRNPLLVELLRTEKVEGILHMVFTSGLSGGRGLLSPEDAFQTNVMGTMEVLAAANAADVKQVVIKSTTMVYGAHVDNPLYLHEHAPLRGTDGKPLLRHRYEIERFIADFRRNHAMNIAVLRFPGIVGASGASSTMRYLGQPTPPTLLGFDPLMQIVHEADVIGSLLHALVAEANGVFNVAADGVMPLSQMIRRVGRQPLPIFHPLAYAAGRFGFVRHNRLANQIMPFELDYLRFPWVADTTAMRGELNYEPRHTAEEALDAFRSSLRLKSYSDLLPKRKAYDGIQAFLNRRRQEDEA; encoded by the coding sequence GTGGAACGACGCACAGTGCTGATCACAGGGGCTGCTGGTCGCTGGGGACGGCGATTGGCCCGCCAATTGGCGAAATTTCCGATTGTGCGCGTGATTGGGCTTGATATTACTCCACCAGAACGCCCAATTGATGGCGTTGAGTATATTCAGGCCGATTTACGCAACCCATTGTTGGTCGAATTGCTTCGCACCGAGAAGGTCGAAGGCATTTTACACATGGTCTTTACCTCGGGCTTATCTGGGGGTCGCGGCCTGCTTTCGCCCGAAGATGCCTTTCAAACCAATGTGATGGGCACAATGGAGGTTTTGGCGGCGGCAAATGCTGCTGACGTTAAACAGGTGGTGATCAAAAGCACAACCATGGTCTATGGGGCGCACGTTGATAACCCCTTGTATTTACATGAACATGCGCCGCTACGTGGCACTGATGGCAAGCCACTATTGCGCCATCGCTATGAAATCGAGCGTTTCATCGCCGATTTTCGGCGTAACCACGCCATGAATATTGCAGTTTTGCGCTTCCCAGGCATTGTTGGAGCCAGCGGCGCATCATCAACCATGCGCTACTTGGGCCAACCAACTCCGCCAACCTTGCTCGGCTTTGACCCATTGATGCAAATTGTGCATGAGGCCGATGTGATTGGCTCCTTGTTGCACGCCTTGGTCGCTGAAGCCAATGGGGTTTTCAATGTTGCAGCCGATGGTGTAATGCCGCTGAGCCAGATGATTCGGCGGGTTGGCCGCCAACCGTTGCCAATTTTTCACCCCTTGGCTTATGCAGCTGGACGCTTCGGTTTTGTGCGCCACAATCGCTTAGCCAACCAAATTATGCCATTTGAATTAGATTATTTGCGTTTTCCTTGGGTGGCCGATACCACGGCCATGCGCGGCGAATTGAATTACGAGCCACGCCACACTGCCGAGGAAGCGCTCGATGCCTTCCGTAGCTCGTTGCGATTGAAAAGCTACAGCGATTTATTGCCCAAACGCAAAGCCTACGATGGAATTCAAGCCTTTTTAAATCGTCGCCGTCAGGAGGATGAAGCATGA
- a CDS encoding lysophospholipid acyltransferase family protein, whose amino-acid sequence MSDQPQKRRRRAAGGADEAEQTIPVVDASTEETALAAADEYPVEPETPIEVVNIDHDLRRTSQTRIDSLLSALETEIRALPPSEDERESAIAEVIHLIRESLTRWPKKAIEMAVTTLKANINSDYLDADFWKGIGLVLRYQLDANADMVKRRWRGDYAVDEFGLDYELLDLAKPLLLFMYRKYWRVEAIGLENVPDSGRALLVCNHSGVLPWDGAMVGSALSFEHEAGRVLRNLHLSWFSSLPFISPLLSRLGQVQALPANAEALLERDELVGVFPEGLKGVGKLFKDRYRLARFGRGGFVKVAVKTGAPIIPVSIIGGEEIHPHLHNAKSVAKLLGFPYFPITPTFPWLGPLGLIPLPTKWTIVFGEPIETEQYGSKGAEDPLLISQLTEQVRTTIQNTLLDHLKDRSNIFV is encoded by the coding sequence ATGAGCGATCAACCCCAAAAACGTCGCCGTCGCGCTGCTGGCGGTGCTGATGAAGCCGAACAAACGATTCCGGTTGTTGATGCCAGCACTGAAGAAACTGCGCTCGCAGCCGCTGATGAATATCCAGTTGAGCCTGAAACCCCGATCGAGGTGGTTAATATCGATCATGATCTGCGGCGCACCAGCCAAACACGGATCGATTCGTTACTCTCGGCCTTAGAAACCGAAATTCGAGCCTTGCCACCATCCGAAGATGAACGCGAGAGCGCAATCGCCGAAGTGATTCACTTAATTCGTGAATCGCTGACGCGCTGGCCCAAAAAAGCGATCGAAATGGCCGTCACCACGCTCAAAGCCAATATCAACAGCGATTATCTTGATGCTGATTTTTGGAAAGGCATCGGCTTGGTATTGCGCTATCAGCTTGATGCCAATGCCGATATGGTCAAACGGCGCTGGCGCGGCGATTACGCGGTTGATGAATTTGGGCTGGATTATGAATTGCTCGATTTGGCCAAGCCGCTTTTATTGTTTATGTACCGGAAATATTGGCGAGTCGAAGCAATTGGCCTCGAAAACGTCCCCGATTCAGGCCGCGCCTTGTTAGTTTGTAATCATTCCGGTGTGCTGCCTTGGGATGGGGCGATGGTTGGCTCGGCGCTAAGTTTTGAGCATGAGGCTGGCCGTGTGTTACGCAATCTGCACCTAAGTTGGTTCTCGTCGTTGCCATTTATCTCGCCCTTGCTCAGTCGTTTGGGCCAAGTTCAGGCCTTGCCAGCTAACGCCGAAGCTCTGCTAGAGCGCGATGAGTTGGTTGGGGTCTTTCCAGAAGGCTTGAAGGGCGTTGGCAAATTGTTCAAAGACCGCTATCGCTTGGCGCGATTTGGGCGTGGCGGCTTCGTCAAAGTTGCGGTCAAAACTGGTGCGCCGATCATTCCAGTTTCGATTATCGGCGGCGAGGAAATTCACCCGCACTTGCATAATGCCAAGTCGGTGGCCAAACTCTTGGGCTTTCCCTATTTTCCAATCACGCCAACCTTTCCATGGTTGGGGCCATTGGGCTTGATTCCACTGCCCACCAAATGGACAATCGTGTTTGGCGAGCCAATCGAAACTGAGCAATATGGCTCGAAGGGCGCAGAAGATCCACTATTAATCTCACAATTGACCGAGCAAGTCCGCACGACCATTCAAAATACTTTGCTCGACCACCTTAAAGATCGCTCGAATATTTTCGTTTAG
- a CDS encoding FBP domain-containing protein produces MDEIDETPLVFERPALRKLFRKAEDYELPLDIRLSQHGFYHWLAERTNRIYLVWHDGTQTRGIVFNMSAHAGKPFRQRQCDLCGQFVEVGDMISVRSLKGRQDAAYQATYSYVCADLEDCRGSAISAGQLNHFLNKHRG; encoded by the coding sequence ATGGATGAAATCGATGAAACCCCACTTGTTTTTGAGCGCCCAGCCTTGCGCAAGCTTTTTCGTAAAGCCGAGGATTACGAACTGCCGCTCGATATTAGGCTCTCGCAACATGGTTTTTATCATTGGCTGGCCGAACGAACCAATCGGATCTATTTGGTTTGGCATGATGGCACTCAAACGCGAGGAATTGTATTCAATATGTCGGCCCATGCAGGCAAGCCATTTCGCCAACGCCAATGCGATTTATGTGGTCAGTTCGTTGAAGTTGGCGATATGATTTCGGTGCGCAGCCTCAAAGGTCGCCAAGATGCTGCCTATCAAGCTACCTACAGCTATGTTTGCGCCGATCTTGAGGATTGTCGGGGTTCGGCGATTAGTGCTGGCCAGTTAAACCATTTTCTGAACAAGCATCGGGGTTAG
- a CDS encoding TetR/AcrR family transcriptional regulator, with protein sequence MIHVNLPIDPRITRTRQRLIDAFNQLMHAKPFDEITVRDIARQAGVNRATFYAHFPDKHALLDAIMAISFADTLQRWLVGPLADPEIYLERLFLAITDQLTMFNGTKCQDTFSTFEAVIEVQIKAQVCKHIQTWFRQHMPAQILRYQPLELSAALVSWALYGAAQEWKTRARTQSPAAFGRQVIPLISAMVDRFTHER encoded by the coding sequence TTGATTCATGTTAATCTACCAATCGATCCTCGAATTACGCGCACACGCCAACGGTTAATCGATGCCTTTAATCAGCTAATGCATGCAAAACCGTTTGATGAGATTACGGTGCGTGATATTGCCCGCCAAGCTGGGGTTAACCGCGCCACATTTTACGCCCACTTTCCCGATAAACATGCCTTGCTCGATGCAATTATGGCGATTTCTTTTGCCGATACCTTGCAACGCTGGCTAGTTGGGCCGCTTGCTGATCCTGAAATTTATTTAGAGCGACTGTTTTTGGCAATTACCGATCAACTGACCATGTTCAATGGCACTAAATGTCAAGATACCTTTTCAACGTTTGAAGCAGTGATCGAGGTACAAATTAAGGCTCAAGTTTGCAAACACATCCAGACTTGGTTTCGCCAACATATGCCAGCCCAAATCTTGCGCTATCAGCCACTTGAATTGAGCGCCGCGCTGGTGAGTTGGGCCTTGTATGGGGCGGCGCAAGAATGGAAAACTCGCGCCCGAACCCAATCACCAGCAGCGTTTGGCCGTCAAGTCATCCCTTTAATTAGCGCAATGGTTGATCGGTTTACCCATGAACGCTAA
- a CDS encoding NAD(P)H-dependent oxidoreductase, with the protein MTTPRIAIIISSTRQARLGEKVAQWVLEHAAARTDLAFELVDLREVNLPFFDEVASNAWVPSTNETAQQWQKTVGSYDGYIFVTAEYNHSITAALKNALDYASPEWNKKPAAAVGYGGVGGARAVEHLRGICVELQMAPTRTAVHIGGTDFIGIWQQGVALNDLPHLLPTLNTLFDELGWWTKALKTAREQA; encoded by the coding sequence ATGACCACACCACGGATCGCGATCATCATCAGCAGCACCCGCCAAGCTCGTTTAGGCGAAAAAGTTGCCCAATGGGTTTTAGAGCATGCCGCTGCGCGCACCGATTTAGCCTTCGAGCTTGTTGATCTGCGTGAGGTAAATTTGCCATTTTTCGATGAAGTTGCCTCAAATGCTTGGGTTCCTTCAACCAACGAAACCGCCCAACAATGGCAAAAAACAGTTGGTAGTTATGATGGCTATATTTTTGTTACCGCCGAATATAACCATAGCATTACCGCTGCTTTGAAAAACGCCCTCGACTATGCCTCGCCCGAATGGAACAAAAAACCAGCCGCAGCGGTTGGCTATGGCGGAGTCGGCGGTGCGCGTGCAGTCGAACATCTGCGCGGCATTTGTGTTGAATTGCAAATGGCTCCCACTCGCACAGCAGTGCATATCGGCGGAACCGATTTTATTGGGATTTGGCAACAAGGTGTAGCCTTGAATGATCTACCCCACCTCTTGCCAACCCTCAATACCTTGTTTGATGAGCTTGGTTGGTGGACAAAAGCCCTCAAAACTGCCCGCGAACAAGCATAA
- a CDS encoding DoxX family protein: protein MNIILWIMQGLLALVFAGAGAFKLIQPKDKIAAQLAWAKDFTPNTIKLIGGIEVLGAIGLILPWLTGIAMILTPLAAMGLALTMFVAGLVHARLKEYPMVGINIVLLSLALFVAYGRF, encoded by the coding sequence ATGAACATCATTCTCTGGATTATGCAGGGCTTGTTGGCGTTGGTGTTTGCTGGAGCTGGAGCGTTCAAACTGATTCAACCTAAGGATAAAATTGCAGCTCAGCTTGCTTGGGCTAAAGATTTTACGCCAAACACCATCAAACTCATCGGTGGCATCGAAGTTTTGGGCGCAATTGGCTTAATTTTGCCATGGCTCACCGGAATCGCCATGATTTTAACACCTTTAGCAGCAATGGGCCTAGCCCTTACGATGTTTGTGGCTGGCTTAGTCCATGCTCGGCTCAAAGAGTACCCCATGGTTGGCATCAATATTGTTTTGCTCAGTTTGGCGCTTTTCGTGGCCTACGGACGCTTTTAA
- a CDS encoding GntR family transcriptional regulator: MNIHSDLSISRTDGRPMYLQIIEQIKQRIAIGDWPAGSEIPSIRQLAIDLRISVITVKRAYFELEHEGIIVTQHGKGSFVATNTQLSRQLWEDELNSYLEQVARLAALLGLSNEQLIHRLQASTAQQQQELL; this comes from the coding sequence ATGAACATACACAGTGATTTAAGTATTTCACGCACTGATGGCCGCCCGATGTATCTGCAAATTATCGAGCAGATCAAACAGCGGATCGCGATTGGCGACTGGCCTGCAGGCAGTGAAATTCCCTCAATTCGTCAACTAGCAATCGATCTACGCATTAGCGTCATTACGGTCAAGCGAGCATATTTCGAGCTAGAACATGAGGGAATTATTGTGACTCAGCATGGCAAAGGCTCGTTTGTTGCCACTAATACCCAGCTTAGTCGCCAATTATGGGAGGATGAATTGAATTCGTATCTTGAGCAAGTAGCTCGTTTAGCAGCATTGTTGGGCTTATCCAACGAACAATTAATCCACCGTTTACAAGCTTCAACAGCTCAACAACAACAGGAGCTTTTATGA